Within Celeribacter marinus, the genomic segment AGTCATCTATGACTTGGTTGATGATGTGAAAGCAGCCGCGTCTGGTCTTTTGTCTGCCGAAGTTCGCGAGAATTTCATCGGTTACGCGCAGATCAAAGAAGTGTTCAAGGTGTCCAACATCGGCAAAGTTGCTGGTTGTATCGTCACCGAAGGTGTCGCGCGCCGCGAAGCGGGCGTTCGCTTGCTGCGTGATGATGTCGTTATCCACGAAGGCACACTCAAGACGCTCAAGCGCTTCAAGGACGAAGTGAAAGAGGTCCAGTCCGGTCAGGAATGTGGTATGGCATTCGAAGCCTATGACGATATCCGTCCGAATGATGTTATCGAAATCTTCGAACGCGAAGAGATCGAACGCAACCTCTCGTAATTCGAGATTGCATATGTATCAAAAAGGGCCGGATGAGAAATCATCCGGCCCTTTTGTATTGTTCTACACGTTAGTATCTTGGTTCTTATGAGGACGTGATTGGCTTGCCTTCAAACGTGCACTCTCCAACGCGAACTACGATATTTCCATTGGCTGCATCACGGACGAACAGCCCTTGAACCGAAATATATTTGCTCAGTGTGATTGATTTAATCATGTGCCCCATCCCGACTATGAGCATCGATTATAGTCTGACGTTCACCATTTTGGGGTGCGGGCAAAAGATTGTCGTGGTGCGATCTGGAGTAATGGCCGCAACTAAAGTGTTCCCTCGGAGTGGCGCCAATTACAGCCAATCACGTAAAATGGGAATAATGGGTACATCAGCTGGAGGCATGGGATAATCGCGCATTTCGGCAGCGCGGACCCATTTGAGTGTCTGGCCTTCCTTTGGCATTGGCACGCCATTCCACTTTCGACACGCAAACAGCGGCATCAGAAGATGAAAGTCATCATATGTATGTGAGGCAAAGGTGAGCGGGGCGAGACAGGAATTCCACGTCTCGATCCCCAACTCTTCGTGCAACTCACGCACCAAGGCCGCCTCTGGTGTCTCGCCGGCTTCAATCTTACCGCCAGGAAACTCCCATAGCCCCGCCATTGATTTTCCTTCAGGGCGTTGCGCCAAAAGTACGCGACCATCGGAATCAATAAGGGCGACAGCGGAGACCAGAACTGTTTTCATCACGAGCGATAGTCCGCATTGATGGTGATGTAACCGTGGGTGAGGTCACAGGTCCACATCACGGCTTCGCCAGACCCGAGGCCAAGGTCGGTCGAGATGACAATATCATCGGCTTTCATATATGTCGCGCCTTTGTCTTCATTGTAGTCGGGCGACACCCAACCGTTTTCTGCGACAGTGATATCGCCAAATTTTATGGTGAGGCGGTCGCGATCAGCCTGTGCACCTGATTTTCCTACGGCCATGACGATGCGGCCCCAATTGGGATCTTCGCCTGCGACAGCTGTTTTGACGAGCGGCGAATTGGCAATGGCCGAGGCTACTTTTTTGGCATCACTCGTGGACACAGCCCCAGTGACGCGGACCTCGACGAATTTTGTCGCTCCTTCGCCGTCTTTGACGACTTGGTGCGCGAGGTCTAGCATGATGGATTTCAGCCCCTCATAGAATGCCTCGCAAGGCTTTGTGCCGCCCTGAAGTGATGCGGCGGGGGATTTTCCAGTTGCTGCAATCAACAACGTATCCGAGGTCGATGTATCGCTATCAACTGTAATGCAGTTGAATGTTTCATTCGTGGCACGGGTCACCATGTCTTGCAGTAGCGATTGCGATACTTTGGCGTCGGTAAAAATGTAGACAAGCATCGTCGCCATATCGGGTGCGATCATGCCGGAGCCTTTGGCCATGCCTGCAATTTTGATTGTGCCGCCGTCTGCGGCAATCTCGACCGTTGACCCCTTGGGATAGGTGTCGGTGGTCATGATTGCACGAGCGGCGTCCGAGATGCCGTTTTCATCAAGGGCTGCCTTGAGGTCATCAAGCTTTGCGGTGATCCGCTCCCATTTCAACGGCTCACCAATGACGCCCGTAGAGGACGTGAACACACGTGATTGGTCAATGCCGAGGGCGTCAGAGATTGCCTTTGTGATTGAGGCAACCGCATCAAAGCCGCCCTTGCCGGTGAAGGCGTTTGAATTACCCGCGTTCACCAAAATAGCGGCTTTGCCTTTGCTGTTTCCACCCACTTTATCTTGGCAGTCGAGGACCGCCGCCGAGCGTGTCGAGGATCGTGTAAATGTGCCTGCAATTGTGGTGCCATCGCAGAGTTCGGCAAGCATGACGTCTACGCGTCCCGAATACCGCACACCCGCCTCAAGCGCGGCAAAGCGCACACCATCGATTACGGGAAGTTGAGGAAACCCACCCTTAGGGGCGAGGGGAGAGACCGTTTCAATTTTGGCCATAGCAGTGTTCCTTGGGTATCAAAGACGGAATTAATCCGCC encodes:
- the mutT gene encoding 8-oxo-dGTP diphosphatase MutT, whose protein sequence is MKTVLVSAVALIDSDGRVLLAQRPEGKSMAGLWEFPGGKIEAGETPEAALVRELHEELGIETWNSCLAPLTFASHTYDDFHLLMPLFACRKWNGVPMPKEGQTLKWVRAAEMRDYPMPPADVPIIPILRDWL
- the argJ gene encoding bifunctional glutamate N-acetyltransferase/amino-acid acetyltransferase ArgJ; the encoded protein is MAKIETVSPLAPKGGFPQLPVIDGVRFAALEAGVRYSGRVDVMLAELCDGTTIAGTFTRSSTRSAAVLDCQDKVGGNSKGKAAILVNAGNSNAFTGKGGFDAVASITKAISDALGIDQSRVFTSSTGVIGEPLKWERITAKLDDLKAALDENGISDAARAIMTTDTYPKGSTVEIAADGGTIKIAGMAKGSGMIAPDMATMLVYIFTDAKVSQSLLQDMVTRATNETFNCITVDSDTSTSDTLLIAATGKSPAASLQGGTKPCEAFYEGLKSIMLDLAHQVVKDGEGATKFVEVRVTGAVSTSDAKKVASAIANSPLVKTAVAGEDPNWGRIVMAVGKSGAQADRDRLTIKFGDITVAENGWVSPDYNEDKGATYMKADDIVISTDLGLGSGEAVMWTCDLTHGYITINADYRS